GTAACGAAGGGGAAATGGAGAAATCAGGGAAAAGGGGAAAAAGTATTCTTATTTTAGTAAGAAAATCATATTATTTAGAATGTCATTGACAACTGATGAAACCTTCTGCTACCTAATTCCCCTACCCCTCTCCTTTCTCCCCATGAACGCTCTCGGATAAAATTGAGCGTTGATTTTATTAGCCCTTCCAAACAGACAATCTTCTTTTCCCCCCACCGAAGGAACAAGGATCAAGGTGCAAGGAACAGGGTCTTTCCCTACTCTTTACCTCTTGCCCTTTGATTTCACAAGTGCTGTTTCCAACCCCATTAGCATCCTTCTCTTTTCCATTCACCTTAATCTTTGAACCTCGATCCTTGAACCTTTTTATCCGAAAACCTTCCCCATTTCCCCTTTTCTCCTTATGGACACCTGAACGCTTACGGGACATCAAAATAAGGAAACAAATAGAGTAGTAATATTCATTACTGCCGTGATTCTCCTGGTGTTAACTGAGTGCTGATACCTGATTACTGAAAACTTACTCACCAGTTACCAATTACCAGTTACCAATCACCAGTTATCACTTACTTTACAGGATTCATTGTTAATAAAACAACAAACACAATCACTCCGACTATACATAGAGTAAAAATTGTCACTAATACAATTCTTCTTTTCTGTTTTGCCCGCTGGTTTATAAGTTCCTCAACGGTAGTTATTTTCGATATAGAGCCTAAAGAAGGGACTGCTAAAACAGATTCAGCATCTTCCATGCTTCTGAAGGAATGGTCTGTATATTCGCCTAAGAAAACACATCCACATCCAAAAATCGACCCAATAACAAATGCTAAAAAAACCATCATATTCATATCAGGTTTAATTGGGTGTAAAGGTTCTCTTGCGGGGTCTATAATTTTAAATCTTGTTCCGCGTTCTGCCTTCTCTAATTTTTGAGAGATATTAGCTGTTTCTAATCGATTTAATAACATCGAATAAATACTTTCATTCACTCCCATATCTCTGGTTAGCCGGGTGAGTTCTTGTTCTTGACTCGGAACTATCCTTGCCCGGCTTTCATATAATGTGGCTAATTCTTGTAATTGTTTTTCTCTGGCGCTCAGAGAATCAATTAATGCCTCTGTATCGCGTAATTTCGACTCTATTTCCATATATGTTGGATTAACTTCTGTTACTTCACTACTTATTGTTGAATGTTTTTCATCTTGAATGCGTGCTTCAAGTTTTTGGATGCTATCATTTAACGCTATTACCCAGGGATGTTCATCTGTGCATTTCTTTGCCTTAAGGTCACTCAATTCTGTTTGAAGTTCAATCAATTTAGCGTTTAATTTTTCGATAACAGGATTTATTGAAGTT
The window above is part of the bacterium genome. Proteins encoded here:
- a CDS encoding XrtA system polysaccharide chain length determinant; this translates as MDILKATRVNIGDYLQVIFRRKWLFIIPFFTIFLTTTIGAIFMPKIYESKAMLVVEEKQLLSPLVSGMAVAPTIEERLDILKEQITSWYRLAEMVEKLKLCPYTKDQTKINSYIQSIQKRIKVILKARFLIQVSFEDANPKVAEAVVNYITKSLVKEEISGQEEEALSAIKFIADQVKHYQEKLEEAEASLKDFKEKNLLELPGSGGSNLAKAIGIKDALLEIRLDLQEAHKTKQLLQRQLASEEKIITSKTTSINPVIEKLNAKLIELQTELSDLKAKKCTDEHPWVIALNDSIQKLEARIQDEKHSTISSEVTEVNPTYMEIESKLRDTEALIDSLSAREKQLQELATLYESRARIVPSQEQELTRLTRDMGVNESIYSMLLNRLETANISQKLEKAERGTRFKIIDPAREPLHPIKPDMNMMVFLAFVIGSIFGCGCVFLGEYTDHSFRSMEDAESVLAVPSLGSISKITTVEELINQRAKQKRRIVLVTIFTLCIVGVIVFVVLLTMNPVK